From a region of the Flavobacterium branchiarum genome:
- a CDS encoding dihydroorotase, which yields MNRILIKNAKIVNEGSIFEGDLLIENDLIVEISDSISLKSSNCIVIDAEGSYLMPGAIDDQVHFREPGLTHKGDIESESKAAVAGGITSFIEQPNTVPNAVTQEILEEKYQIASKKSYANYSFMMGATNDNLEEVLKTNPKNVAGIKIFLGSSTGNMLVDNEATLEKIFSSTEMLIAVHCEDETTIQNNLAKYKEEYGDDVPVTAHHLIRSAEACYISSSKAVALAKKTGARLHIFHLSTAKEMELFTNKIPLEEKKITAEVCIHHLWFTDEDYKTKGNFIKWNPAVKTADDRKVLWEALLDGRIDVIATDHAPHTKEEKKESYLKAPSGGPLVQHAVVAMFEAHHQGKISVEKIVEKMCHNPAKIFKIEKRGFIKEGYYADLVIVNAGLPWSVNADNILSKCKWSPFEGFTFKSRITHTFVNGQLVYNSFKVKNVHAGKRLLFDR from the coding sequence ATGAATAGGATATTAATAAAAAACGCTAAAATCGTAAACGAAGGGTCAATTTTTGAAGGCGATTTGTTAATCGAGAATGATTTAATTGTAGAAATTTCGGACAGTATAAGTCTGAAGTCGTCTAACTGTATTGTTATTGATGCCGAAGGAAGTTATTTAATGCCAGGTGCAATTGATGATCAAGTGCATTTTAGAGAACCAGGATTAACGCATAAAGGGGATATCGAATCAGAATCGAAAGCAGCCGTTGCTGGAGGAATCACTTCGTTTATCGAGCAACCTAATACGGTGCCTAATGCAGTAACTCAGGAAATACTTGAAGAGAAATACCAAATAGCTTCAAAGAAGTCATACGCGAATTATTCGTTTATGATGGGGGCAACCAATGATAATTTGGAGGAAGTCCTAAAAACAAATCCAAAGAATGTAGCGGGAATAAAAATATTTTTAGGTTCATCAACCGGAAATATGTTGGTTGACAATGAAGCCACACTCGAAAAGATATTCTCAAGTACAGAAATGTTAATAGCGGTACATTGCGAGGATGAAACTACAATACAAAATAATCTAGCTAAATATAAAGAAGAGTATGGTGACGATGTTCCTGTAACGGCGCATCATTTAATTCGTAGTGCCGAAGCGTGTTATATATCTTCATCCAAAGCTGTTGCATTGGCTAAAAAAACTGGAGCGCGTTTGCATATCTTTCATCTTTCGACTGCAAAAGAAATGGAATTGTTTACAAACAAAATTCCTTTGGAAGAAAAGAAAATTACTGCCGAAGTTTGTATTCATCACCTGTGGTTTACAGACGAGGATTATAAAACTAAAGGGAATTTCATTAAATGGAATCCTGCTGTAAAAACAGCCGATGACAGAAAAGTACTTTGGGAAGCTTTACTTGATGGACGAATAGATGTTATTGCAACAGATCATGCGCCCCATACTAAAGAAGAAAAGAAAGAATCATATCTAAAAGCTCCTTCTGGAGGGCCTTTGGTTCAGCATGCTGTTGTAGCTATGTTTGAAGCACATCACCAAGGAAAAATTAGTGTTGAGAAAATAGTTGAAAAAATGTGTCACAATCCTGCTAAGATTTTCAAAATTGAAAAGAGAGGATTCATCAAAGAAGGCTATTATGCCGATTTGGTAATTGTGAATGCAGGGTTGCCTTGGAGTGTAAATGCAGATAATATTTTATCTAAATGTAAATGGTCACCATTTGAAGGGTTTACTTTTAAATCAAGAATTACACACACTTTTGTAAACGGACAATTGGTTTATAATTCTTTTAAGGTAAAAAATGTTCATGCTGGGAAAAGATTATTATTTGATAGATAG
- a CDS encoding polyprenol monophosphomannose synthase, with the protein MNDCIVIIPTYNEIENIESIIRAVLSQHKPFHLLIVDDNSPDRTADKVVMLQEEFEGRLFIENRAKKAGLGTAYVHGFKWALDRKYDYIFEMDADFSHNPNDLEKLFDACHFGGADLAIGSRYVKGVNVVNWPLSRVLMSYFASVYVKFITGMKIHDATAGFVCYKREVLEAINLNKIKFVGYAFQIEMKYRTYCKKFQITEVPIIFTDRTKGVSKMSNAIIKEAIFGVISLRLKKLVNSL; encoded by the coding sequence ATGAATGATTGTATTGTTATAATTCCCACTTACAACGAAATTGAAAACATTGAAAGCATTATTAGGGCTGTGCTTTCGCAACATAAACCCTTTCACCTTCTTATTGTCGATGATAACTCGCCAGATCGTACTGCAGATAAAGTTGTTATGCTTCAAGAAGAATTTGAAGGAAGGTTGTTTATAGAAAACAGAGCTAAGAAAGCTGGATTAGGTACTGCTTATGTTCATGGATTTAAATGGGCTTTGGATCGAAAATATGATTATATATTCGAAATGGATGCCGATTTTTCGCATAATCCTAATGATCTTGAAAAACTTTTTGATGCTTGCCATTTTGGAGGAGCTGATCTTGCAATTGGTTCCAGATATGTAAAAGGGGTGAATGTTGTAAACTGGCCATTAAGCCGTGTGCTGATGTCTTATTTTGCATCTGTTTATGTAAAATTCATAACGGGTATGAAAATTCATGACGCCACTGCGGGTTTTGTTTGTTACAAAAGAGAGGTTTTAGAAGCTATTAATCTTAACAAAATTAAATTTGTTGGATATGCTTTTCAAATCGAAATGAAATATAGAACATATTGTAAAAAATTTCAAATTACCGAAGTTCCAATCATTTTTACGGATAGAACAAAGGGAGTTTCTAAAATGAGTAATGCTATTATCAAAGAGGCAATTTTTGGAGTTATTTCGCTCCGACTAAAAAAATTAGTCAATTCTTTATAA
- a CDS encoding DUF4271 domain-containing protein — MIEHLHPRITENKDWATLLFVLCFAVIAITKSIYETRFLDFSRLIFSDKYAKIYRDSNHIKSGFTICLFFIQIISFAFFVQLTLSSFGYASKTDWQLYIQIVTLLAFFILSKYLIEKIIATSFNIEEFNEHFNLQKVSYRAYIGFLILPINAILFYYDGVSKNVLLIILAISLCISLFSYFISIKNYQNAILSKLFYFILYLCTLEIAPYYFIYYWFTKQGA; from the coding sequence ATGATTGAACACCTTCATCCAAGAATTACTGAAAATAAAGACTGGGCAACACTTTTATTTGTGTTATGCTTTGCAGTTATTGCTATAACAAAATCAATTTACGAGACTCGTTTTCTCGATTTCTCCAGATTAATTTTTTCTGATAAATACGCCAAAATTTATCGAGACAGTAACCATATAAAAAGTGGATTTACGATCTGCTTATTTTTCATACAAATCATTTCATTTGCCTTTTTCGTACAACTCACACTTAGTAGTTTTGGTTATGCATCAAAAACCGATTGGCAACTATACATCCAAATAGTAACCTTATTAGCTTTCTTTATTTTATCGAAATATTTAATCGAAAAAATAATTGCAACATCGTTCAATATTGAAGAATTTAACGAGCACTTTAATCTACAAAAAGTAAGTTACAGAGCTTATATCGGTTTTTTAATACTCCCTATCAATGCTATTTTGTTCTATTATGATGGTGTTTCAAAAAATGTACTACTAATAATTCTAGCTATATCACTATGTATCAGCTTATTCTCTTATTTCATTTCAATTAAGAACTATCAAAATGCAATATTGAGTAAGTTATTTTATTTTATTTTGTATCTTTGCACTCTTGAAATAGCACCTTATTATTTTATATATTATTGGTTTACCAAACAGGGGGCTTAG
- a CDS encoding uroporphyrinogen-III synthase encodes MKVKTILVSQPEPKVENSPYFELQQKHKIKIDFRPFIHVEGVNAKEIRLQKIDLNHYTAIILTSRNAVDHFFRVAEEMRYKVPEGLKYFCQSEAVAFYLQKYVVYRKRKIYVGAKDFADLSPLIKKYKDEKFLLPASDQLNADAPITLNNLKVDWTQAIFYKTVMSDLTDLADVYYDVLAFFSPTGIKSLFKNFPDFKQNETRIAVFGSTTQKEALDYGLRIDILAPTPETPSMTMALEKYIAEANKGK; translated from the coding sequence ATGAAAGTGAAAACAATTTTGGTATCACAGCCTGAACCTAAGGTGGAAAACTCCCCTTATTTTGAGCTCCAACAGAAACACAAAATAAAAATTGATTTCAGACCTTTCATTCACGTGGAGGGAGTAAACGCGAAAGAGATTCGACTTCAAAAAATCGACCTTAATCATTACACTGCGATCATATTAACAAGCAGAAATGCTGTTGATCATTTTTTCAGAGTAGCTGAAGAAATGCGCTACAAAGTTCCTGAAGGATTAAAATATTTTTGTCAATCTGAAGCTGTTGCTTTTTACCTACAAAAATATGTAGTGTATAGAAAACGTAAAATTTACGTTGGTGCAAAAGATTTTGCAGATCTATCTCCATTAATCAAAAAGTACAAAGACGAAAAATTCTTACTACCTGCTTCTGATCAATTAAATGCTGATGCGCCTATTACTTTAAATAATTTAAAAGTAGACTGGACTCAAGCAATTTTTTACAAAACGGTAATGAGTGATTTGACAGATTTGGCAGATGTTTATTATGATGTCTTAGCTTTTTTCAGTCCAACTGGAATTAAGTCATTATTTAAAAACTTTCCTGATTTCAAACAAAACGAAACTAGGATAGCTGTTTTTGGAAGCACTACTCAAAAAGAAGCTTTAGATTATGGATTAAGAATAGATATTCTTGCTCCAACCCCTGAAACTCCGTCTATGACAATGGCATTAGAGAAATATATTGCAGAAGCAAACAAAGGAAAATAA